The following coding sequences are from one Streptomyces sp. NBC_01485 window:
- the ileS gene encoding isoleucine--tRNA ligase, whose product MTTPTYRQVPAQVDLPALEHAVLDFWREQKIFARSLEQSEGRPEWVFYEGPPTANGMPGAHHIEARVFKDVFPRFRTMRGYHVARKAGWDCHGLPVELAVEKELGFAGKQDIEAYGIAEFNARCRESVTRHTDAFSELTTRMGYWVDLDDAYRTMDPEYVESVWWSLKEIFGKGLLTQDHRVAPWCPRCGTGLSDHELAQGYETVVDPSVYVRFPLTSGPLAGEAALLVWTTTPWTLVSNTAIAAHPDVTYVVATDGEEKLVVAEPLLAKALGEGWETTGQSFTGAEMERWSYQRPFELVEFPAGVETHYVVNAEYVTTEDGTGLVHQSPAFGEDDLKVCRAYGLPVVNPVRPDGTFEESVPMVGGVFFKKADEKLTEDLQQRGLLFKHIPYEHSYPHCWRCHTALLYYAQPSWYIRTTAVKDRLLQENEKTNWFPDTVKHGRFGDWLNNNIDWALSRSRYWGTPLPIWRCEDDHLTVVGSRAELTGLTGADQSELDPHRPYIDAVTFACPQDDCGRTATRVPEVIDAWYDSGSMPFAQWGYPYKNKDLFESRYPAQFISEAIDQTRGWFYTLMAVGTLVFDKSSYENVVCLGHILAEDGRKMSKHLGNTLEPIPLMDRHGADAVRWFMAAGGSPWAARRVGHGTIQEVVRKTLLTYWNTVAFQALYARTSGWAPSEADPAPADRPVLDRWLLSELHALTDQVTQALEAYDTQRAGKLLSAFVDDLSNWYVRRSRRRFWQGDKAALRTLHEVVETVTKLMAPLTPFITERVWQDLVVPVTPDAPASVHLSSWPAADLSAIDPELSKQMVLVRRLVELGRATRAESGVKTRQPLRRALIAVTGFDALSAELHTQITEELNVESLASLSEVGGSLVDTTAKANFRALGKRFGKRVQDVAKAVANADAAALSLALREGTASVEVDGETVTLAPDEVIITETPREGWSVASDSGATVALDLEITEELRRAGLARDAIRLIQEARKNSGLDVADRIALRWTATDPATADALDGHAGLIADEVLATDFAQGVADDTYGTPFTDEGLTLTFRLRKA is encoded by the coding sequence ATGACAACGCCGACGTACCGCCAGGTGCCCGCCCAGGTCGACCTGCCCGCCCTCGAGCACGCGGTGCTCGACTTCTGGCGCGAGCAGAAGATCTTCGCCAGGAGCCTGGAGCAGTCCGAGGGCCGCCCCGAGTGGGTGTTCTACGAGGGCCCGCCCACCGCCAACGGCATGCCCGGCGCCCACCACATCGAGGCACGCGTCTTCAAGGACGTCTTCCCCCGCTTCCGCACCATGCGCGGCTACCACGTGGCCCGCAAGGCCGGCTGGGACTGCCACGGCCTCCCGGTCGAGCTGGCGGTGGAGAAGGAGCTCGGCTTCGCCGGCAAGCAGGACATCGAGGCGTACGGCATCGCCGAGTTCAACGCCAGGTGCCGCGAGTCCGTGACCCGGCACACCGACGCCTTCAGCGAACTGACGACCCGCATGGGCTACTGGGTCGACCTCGACGACGCCTACCGGACCATGGACCCGGAGTACGTCGAGTCGGTCTGGTGGTCGCTCAAGGAGATCTTCGGCAAGGGCCTGCTGACCCAGGACCACCGCGTCGCCCCCTGGTGCCCCCGCTGCGGCACCGGCCTCTCCGACCACGAGCTGGCCCAGGGCTACGAGACGGTCGTCGACCCCTCCGTGTACGTCCGTTTCCCCCTCACCTCCGGTCCCCTCGCCGGCGAAGCCGCGCTCCTCGTCTGGACGACGACGCCCTGGACGCTGGTCTCCAACACGGCCATCGCCGCGCACCCCGACGTCACCTACGTCGTCGCGACCGACGGCGAGGAGAAGCTCGTCGTCGCCGAGCCGCTGCTCGCCAAGGCGCTCGGCGAGGGCTGGGAGACCACCGGCCAGTCCTTCACCGGCGCCGAGATGGAGCGCTGGTCGTATCAACGTCCGTTCGAGCTGGTCGAGTTCCCGGCGGGCGTGGAAACCCACTACGTGGTGAACGCCGAGTACGTCACGACCGAGGACGGCACGGGTCTGGTCCACCAGTCCCCCGCCTTCGGCGAGGACGACCTCAAGGTGTGCCGCGCCTACGGCCTGCCGGTGGTGAACCCGGTCCGCCCCGACGGCACCTTCGAGGAGTCCGTCCCCATGGTCGGCGGCGTCTTCTTCAAGAAGGCGGACGAAAAGCTCACCGAGGACCTCCAGCAGCGCGGCCTCCTCTTCAAGCACATCCCGTACGAGCACAGCTACCCGCACTGCTGGCGCTGCCACACCGCGCTCCTCTACTACGCGCAGCCGTCCTGGTACATCCGCACGACGGCCGTCAAGGACCGCCTCCTCCAGGAGAACGAGAAGACCAACTGGTTCCCGGACACGGTCAAGCACGGCCGCTTCGGCGACTGGCTGAACAACAACATCGACTGGGCGCTGTCCCGCAGCCGCTACTGGGGCACCCCGCTGCCCATCTGGCGCTGCGAGGACGACCACCTCACGGTCGTCGGCTCCCGCGCGGAGCTCACCGGACTGACCGGCGCCGACCAGTCGGAGCTGGACCCGCACCGCCCGTACATCGACGCGGTCACCTTCGCCTGTCCCCAGGACGACTGCGGGCGGACGGCCACGCGCGTGCCGGAGGTCATCGACGCCTGGTACGACTCGGGTTCGATGCCGTTCGCGCAGTGGGGCTACCCGTACAAGAACAAGGACCTGTTCGAGTCCCGCTACCCGGCGCAGTTCATCTCCGAGGCCATCGACCAGACCCGCGGCTGGTTCTACACGCTGATGGCGGTCGGCACCCTGGTCTTCGACAAGTCCTCGTACGAGAACGTCGTCTGCCTGGGCCACATCCTCGCCGAGGACGGCCGCAAGATGTCCAAGCACCTGGGCAACACCCTGGAGCCGATCCCGCTCATGGACCGGCACGGCGCCGATGCCGTCCGCTGGTTCATGGCCGCCGGCGGCTCCCCGTGGGCGGCCCGCCGGGTGGGCCACGGCACCATCCAGGAGGTCGTCCGCAAGACGCTCCTGACGTACTGGAACACGGTCGCCTTCCAGGCCCTGTACGCCCGTACGTCCGGCTGGGCGCCCAGCGAGGCCGACCCGGCCCCCGCCGACCGGCCCGTCCTGGACCGCTGGCTGCTGTCGGAGCTGCACGCCCTCACCGACCAGGTGACCCAGGCCCTGGAGGCCTACGACACCCAGCGCGCCGGCAAGCTGCTCTCGGCGTTCGTCGACGACCTGTCCAACTGGTACGTCCGCCGCTCCCGCCGCCGCTTCTGGCAGGGCGACAAGGCCGCGCTGCGCACCCTGCACGAGGTCGTCGAGACGGTCACGAAGCTGATGGCCCCGCTGACCCCGTTCATCACCGAGCGGGTCTGGCAGGACCTCGTCGTACCCGTCACCCCGGACGCACCGGCGTCCGTCCACCTCTCCTCCTGGCCGGCGGCGGACCTCTCCGCGATCGACCCGGAGCTGTCGAAGCAGATGGTCCTGGTCCGCCGCCTGGTGGAGCTGGGCCGCGCCACGCGCGCGGAGTCGGGCGTCAAGACCCGCCAGCCGCTGCGCCGCGCCCTGATCGCGGTCACCGGCTTCGACGCCCTCTCCGCCGAACTGCACACGCAGATCACGGAGGAGCTGAACGTCGAGTCCCTGGCCTCCCTCTCCGAGGTCGGCGGGTCACTGGTCGACACCACCGCCAAGGCCAACTTCCGGGCCCTGGGCAAGCGGTTCGGCAAGCGCGTCCAGGACGTCGCCAAGGCCGTCGCCAACGCCGACGCGGCCGCGCTGTCCCTCGCCCTGCGCGAGGGCACGGCGTCCGTGGAGGTCGACGGCGAGACGGTCACGCTCGCCCCGGACGAGGTGATCATCACGGAGACCCCGCGCGAGGGCTGGTCGGTCGCCTCCGACTCCGGCGCCACGGTCGCCCTCGACCTGGAGATCACCGAGGAACTGCGCCGCGCGGGCCTGGCCCGGGACGCGATCCGCCTGATCCAGGAGGCCCGCAAGAACAGCGGCCTCGACGTCGCCGACCGCATCGCGCTGCGCTGGACCGCGACCGACCCGGCCACCGCCGACGCCCTGGACGGTCACGCCGGCCTGATCGCCGACGAGGTCCTCGCCACGGACTTCGCCCAGGGTGTGGCCGACGACACGTACGGCACGCCGTTCACCGACGAGGGCCTGACACTGACGTTCCGCCTGCGCAAGGCGTAG
- a CDS encoding DivIVA domain-containing protein: protein MPLTPEDVRNKQFTTVRLREGYDEDEVDAFLDEVEAELTRLLRENEDLRAKLAAATRAAAQNQQNMRKPPEQDQQQGGMQQQGGMQQQGGMQQGGMQQQGGMQQGGMQGGMQQQGMPQQGMPPQGMPQQGMRGPGGPVPAGISGPPQQQMGGPMGGPPQLPSGAPQLPAGPGGGQGGPQGPGPMGQGPMGQGPMGQGPMGQGPMGQGPMGGQPMQQQMGGPMGGPMGGPMGGPGQGPGGDSAARVLSLAQQTADQAIAEARSEANKIVGEARSRAEGLERDARAKADALERDAQEKHRVAMGSLESARATLERKVEDLRGFEREYRTRLKSYLESQLRQLETQADDSLAPPRAPAAASLPPSPAPSMAPAGASAPSYGGNPGMGAPSPAAPSYGGQQQQMSPAMTQPMAPVRPQGPSPMGQAPSPMRGFLIDEDDN, encoded by the coding sequence ATGCCGTTGACCCCCGAGGACGTGCGGAACAAGCAGTTCACGACCGTCCGCCTCCGAGAAGGCTATGACGAGGACGAGGTCGATGCCTTCCTCGACGAGGTCGAAGCCGAACTGACCCGCCTGCTCCGGGAGAACGAGGACCTGCGCGCCAAACTGGCCGCGGCGACGCGTGCTGCTGCCCAGAACCAGCAGAACATGCGCAAGCCTCCGGAGCAGGACCAGCAGCAGGGCGGCATGCAGCAGCAAGGTGGCATGCAGCAGCAAGGCGGTATGCAGCAGGGCGGCATGCAACAGCAGGGTGGCATGCAGCAAGGCGGTATGCAGGGCGGTATGCAGCAGCAGGGCATGCCCCAGCAGGGAATGCCTCCGCAGGGAATGCCGCAGCAGGGCATGCGAGGCCCCGGCGGCCCGGTGCCCGCCGGCATATCGGGCCCGCCGCAGCAGCAGATGGGCGGCCCCATGGGTGGCCCGCCCCAGCTGCCGAGCGGTGCCCCGCAGTTGCCCGCCGGTCCCGGCGGCGGCCAGGGTGGTCCGCAGGGTCCCGGCCCGATGGGTCAGGGCCCCATGGGTCAAGGTCCGATGGGCCAGGGCCCGATGGGTCAGGGTCCGATGGGCCAGGGTCCGATGGGCGGCCAGCCCATGCAGCAGCAGATGGGTGGCCCGATGGGCGGCCCCATGGGTGGTCCGATGGGCGGCCCCGGTCAGGGCCCCGGTGGCGACAGCGCCGCCCGTGTCCTCTCGCTGGCCCAGCAGACCGCCGACCAGGCGATCGCCGAGGCCCGTTCCGAGGCCAACAAGATCGTCGGCGAGGCGCGTTCGCGTGCCGAGGGTCTCGAGCGTGACGCCCGTGCCAAGGCCGACGCCCTGGAGCGGGACGCGCAGGAGAAGCACCGCGTCGCCATGGGCTCCCTGGAGTCCGCCCGCGCGACGCTGGAGCGCAAGGTCGAGGACCTGCGTGGCTTCGAGCGCGAGTACCGTACGCGCCTGAAGTCCTACCTCGAGTCCCAGCTGCGCCAGCTGGAGACCCAGGCCGACGACTCCCTCGCTCCGCCGCGTGCCCCGGCCGCTGCCTCCCTGCCGCCGTCCCCGGCGCCTTCGATGGCTCCGGCCGGCGCGAGCGCCCCGTCCTACGGCGGCAACCCGGGCATGGGCGCACCGAGCCCGGCCGCTCCGTCCTACGGCGGACAGCAGCAGCAGATGTCCCCGGCGATGACTCAGCCGATGGCGCCGGTACGTCCGCAGGGTCCCTCCCCGATGGGCCAGGCTCCCTCGCCGATGCGCGGCTTCCTGATCGACGAGGACGACAACTGA
- a CDS encoding YggT family protein: MSVVLDVVYIALMVFLIVLIFRLVMDYVFQFARSWQPGKAMVVVLEATYTVTDPPLKLLRRVIPPLRLGGVALDLSFFVLMIIVYILISIVSQL; this comes from the coding sequence ATGAGCGTGGTCCTGGATGTTGTCTACATCGCGCTGATGGTCTTCCTCATCGTGCTCATCTTCCGGTTGGTCATGGACTACGTCTTCCAGTTCGCCCGCTCATGGCAGCCCGGCAAGGCGATGGTGGTCGTTCTGGAGGCCACCTACACTGTCACCGATCCACCGCTCAAGCTCCTACGGCGGGTCATCCCGCCGTTGCGTCTCGGGGGCGTGGCGCTCGATCTGTCCTTCTTCGTACTGATGATCATCGTCTACATCCTGATCTCGATCGTGAGCCAGCTGTGA
- a CDS encoding cell division protein SepF — MAGAMRKMAVYLGLVEDDGYDGRGFDPDDDFEPELDPEPERDHRRHEPAHQSHGAHQSQRDEEMRIVQPPAPREPVARSSSLGAESGRPARIAPVASITQERQSLEKNAPVIMPKVVSEREPYRITTLHPRTYNEARTIGEHFREGTPVIMNLTEMDDTDAKRLVDFAAGLVFGLHGSIERVTQKVFLLSPANVDVTAEDKARIAEGGFFNQS, encoded by the coding sequence ATGGCCGGCGCGATGCGCAAGATGGCGGTCTACCTCGGCCTCGTGGAGGACGATGGGTACGACGGCCGGGGATTCGACCCCGACGACGACTTCGAACCCGAGCTCGACCCTGAGCCCGAGCGGGACCACCGGCGACACGAGCCGGCTCACCAGTCCCACGGTGCACATCAGTCCCAAAGAGACGAAGAGATGCGAATCGTGCAGCCGCCCGCTCCGCGTGAGCCGGTGGCCCGATCGTCTTCGCTCGGCGCTGAATCCGGGCGTCCGGCGCGCATCGCGCCCGTGGCATCCATCACACAAGAACGTCAGTCCCTGGAGAAGAACGCACCGGTGATCATGCCCAAGGTCGTGTCGGAACGAGAGCCGTACCGGATCACCACACTTCACCCCCGGACCTACAACGAGGCCCGTACCATCGGGGAACACTTCCGTGAGGGCACCCCGGTGATCATGAATCTGACTGAGATGGATGACACAGACGCAAAGCGACTTGTCGACTTTGCGGCCGGTTTGGTGTTTGGTCTTCACGGAAGCATCGAGCGGGTGACGCAGAAGGTGTTCCTGTTGTCGCCTGCTAACGTCGATGTCACGGCGGAGGACAAGGCCCGCATCGCAGAGGGCGGGTTCTTCAACCAGAGCTGA